A genomic window from Polaribacter gangjinensis includes:
- a CDS encoding cytochrome-c peroxidase, with protein MIKKSILVLFVICISLLLLAYNKTEKEQYQDISYLRKVYSQPDASKWPKPHLDSLIDKTTFKDIGVLPEMEFPADNPYSEEKSKLGKTLFFDPRLSKSGQIACASCHNPELGWTDNSTRSFGHNRQTGSRNSMTILNVGYAKELFWDGRATSLEDQARFPIPDKLEMNMDLEYAVENLQKIEGYKPLFKSAFGDEKITLQKIQKAIATFERSIKSPMSKFDKFVTGTSDKFTDQEVMGLHLFRTKARCINCHNTGYFSDNQYHNDGQTLFGTKDEDFGRYNVTGKIEDIGKFRTPTIREVANTRPWMHHGHFPSLLDVVEFYNLGNPAPIQNKYKGVGRDSLIPKTSPLLKKLNLNREEIDAVLAFINTLSTPTRRTIIPTLPQ; from the coding sequence ATGATTAAAAAATCTATCCTTGTTCTTTTTGTTATTTGTATTAGTTTACTGCTATTAGCATATAATAAAACTGAAAAAGAGCAATATCAAGACATTTCTTATTTAAGAAAAGTGTATTCACAGCCAGATGCAAGCAAATGGCCAAAACCACATTTAGATTCATTGATCGATAAAACTACTTTTAAAGATATTGGTGTATTACCTGAAATGGAATTTCCTGCAGACAATCCGTATTCTGAAGAAAAAAGTAAGTTAGGTAAAACCTTATTTTTTGATCCAAGATTGTCTAAAAGTGGACAAATTGCGTGTGCTTCTTGTCACAATCCTGAATTAGGTTGGACAGATAATTCAACGCGTTCATTTGGTCATAACAGACAAACAGGAAGTAGAAATTCTATGACTATTTTAAATGTTGGTTATGCAAAAGAGCTTTTTTGGGATGGTAGAGCTACTAGTTTAGAAGATCAAGCAAGATTTCCAATTCCTGATAAACTAGAAATGAACATGGATTTAGAATATGCTGTAGAAAATTTACAAAAAATAGAAGGTTATAAACCTTTATTTAAAAGTGCTTTTGGCGATGAAAAAATTACATTACAAAAAATACAAAAAGCCATTGCAACTTTTGAAAGGTCTATAAAAAGTCCAATGTCAAAATTTGATAAATTTGTAACTGGAACATCTGATAAATTTACAGATCAAGAAGTAATGGGCTTGCATTTATTTAGAACGAAAGCACGTTGTATCAATTGTCATAATACAGGATATTTTAGTGATAATCAATATCATAATGATGGACAAACTCTTTTTGGAACTAAAGATGAAGATTTTGGTAGATACAATGTTACCGGAAAAATAGAAGATATTGGAAAATTTAGAACACCAACAATTAGAGAAGTTGCTAATACAAGACCTTGGATGCATCATGGACATTTTCCATCGTTGTTAGATGTTGTTGAATTTTACAATCTTGGAAATCCAGCTCCAATTCAAAATAAATATAAAGGTGTAGGAAGGGATTCTTTGATTCCAAAAACATCTCCATTATTGAAAAAACTAAATTTAAATAGAGAAGAAATAGACGCTGTTTTAGCTTTTATAAATACGTTAAGTACACCAACAAGACGAACAATAATACCAACTTTACCACAATAA
- the recA gene encoding recombinase RecA — translation MSEDKEKLAKLKALQLTLDKLDKTYGKGAVMKMGDVAVDDVEAISSGSLGLDLALGVGGYPRGRIIEIYGPESSGKTTLSLHAIAEAQKAGGIAAFIDAEHAFDRFYAESLGVDIDNLIISQPDHGEQALEITENLIRSGAIDIVVVDSVAALTPKSEIEGEMGDSKMGLHARLMSQALRKLTGTISKTKCTVIFINQLRDKIGVMFGNPETTTGGNALKFYASVRLDIRRKTQIKDGEKVIGNSTKVKVVKNKVAPPFQQAEFDIMYGEGISKVGEVLDIGVELGIVKKSGSWFSYGDTKLGQGRDAVKGVIKDNPELMDELEAKIKEAIANQ, via the coding sequence ATGTCAGAAGATAAAGAAAAATTAGCCAAATTAAAAGCCTTGCAACTTACATTAGATAAGTTAGATAAGACTTATGGAAAAGGAGCTGTAATGAAAATGGGAGATGTAGCTGTAGATGATGTTGAAGCGATTTCATCAGGATCATTAGGTTTAGATTTAGCATTAGGAGTTGGAGGCTATCCAAGAGGAAGAATTATTGAAATCTATGGACCAGAATCTTCTGGAAAAACAACATTGTCACTACACGCCATAGCAGAAGCTCAAAAAGCAGGAGGAATTGCTGCATTTATTGATGCAGAACATGCTTTTGATCGTTTTTATGCAGAGAGTTTAGGTGTTGATATTGATAATTTAATCATATCGCAACCTGATCATGGAGAACAAGCGTTAGAAATTACAGAGAATTTAATTCGTTCAGGAGCAATTGATATTGTTGTGGTGGATTCTGTTGCAGCATTAACGCCAAAATCAGAAATTGAAGGAGAAATGGGTGATTCTAAAATGGGATTGCATGCACGTTTAATGAGTCAGGCTTTGAGAAAATTAACAGGAACCATTTCAAAAACAAAATGTACTGTAATTTTTATCAATCAGTTGAGAGATAAAATTGGGGTAATGTTTGGAAATCCTGAGACTACAACAGGTGGAAATGCGTTGAAATTTTATGCTTCAGTTCGTTTAGACATCAGAAGAAAAACGCAAATTAAAGATGGTGAAAAAGTTATTGGAAACAGCACTAAAGTAAAAGTTGTAAAAAACAAAGTAGCTCCACCTTTTCAACAAGCAGAATTTGATATTATGTATGGAGAAGGAATATCAAAAGTTGGTGAAGTTTTGGATATTGGTGTTGAACTTGGTATTGTGAAAAAAAGTGGCTCTTGGTTTAGTTATGGTGATACCAAATTAGGTCAAGGAAGAGATGCTGTAAAAGGAGTAATTAAAGACAATCCTGAGTTGATGGACGAATTGGAAGCAAAAATAAAAGAAGCAATTGCCAATCAATAA
- a CDS encoding RagB/SusD family nutrient uptake outer membrane protein — MKNYKITFLICLFVLISCNDFLKVEPGTQISINEQLSSKTGLELALNGIYYDIEDYLASESNVYADVQGGNITFSPFVTNKEITVPGTIQNSYNFSDIAQESDYVGSYNLLYEIINQANIILKYYDTFTFLTTDEKNQLEAELLVIRAFSHYQLSLLFAQNYGFTADASHPGIVYNSETLLIGVDFPSRKTMKETYDLLQADLDTALSLFTNNQFLAGPSHSLFNKKTTEALYARIALQMNDWEKAFLYSNNVITTSGIALISTNNYVTEWEKEEEPVSEIILEFSAPRTSEGAVSQSISQWFFYESNLNYKRYVASRDLLDLYDTNDIRKNMFITQNLPTKVAGVEQNLPYYFTKKFQNGAGTTHIRLSEMYLIRAEANARLNRENDALIDINILRQRANLSSLTSTGNLLEEIFLERRKELAFEGHLLFDLARFKKDVIRNKGCLATVCNLSYPSNFFVLPIPQASIELNENIRQNEGY, encoded by the coding sequence ATGAAAAACTATAAAATCACTTTTTTAATTTGTCTTTTTGTATTGATTTCATGCAATGATTTCTTAAAAGTTGAGCCAGGAACTCAAATTTCAATCAATGAACAATTATCTAGTAAAACAGGTCTGGAATTAGCGCTTAATGGAATTTATTATGATATTGAAGATTATTTAGCGTCAGAAAGTAATGTGTATGCAGATGTTCAAGGAGGTAATATCACTTTTAGTCCCTTTGTTACAAACAAAGAAATTACAGTTCCTGGAACCATTCAAAATAGTTATAATTTTAGTGATATTGCTCAAGAATCTGATTATGTAGGATCTTATAATCTCTTATATGAAATCATCAATCAAGCAAATATCATCCTAAAATATTATGATACGTTTACCTTTTTAACAACGGATGAAAAAAATCAACTAGAAGCAGAATTATTGGTAATTCGTGCTTTTTCTCATTACCAATTAAGTTTGTTATTTGCTCAAAACTACGGATTTACAGCAGATGCTTCACATCCTGGAATCGTTTACAATTCCGAAACTTTATTGATTGGAGTTGATTTTCCGTCAAGAAAAACAATGAAAGAAACCTACGATTTGTTACAAGCAGATTTAGATACAGCTTTATCATTGTTTACAAATAATCAATTTTTAGCAGGACCAAGTCATTCTCTTTTCAATAAAAAAACTACTGAAGCTTTGTATGCAAGAATCGCATTGCAAATGAATGATTGGGAAAAAGCTTTTTTATATTCCAATAACGTAATAACAACCTCTGGAATTGCATTAATTTCAACAAACAATTATGTAACTGAATGGGAAAAAGAAGAAGAACCTGTTTCTGAAATTATTTTGGAATTTTCTGCTCCAAGAACCTCAGAAGGTGCTGTTTCACAATCCATTTCTCAATGGTTTTTTTATGAATCGAATCTTAATTACAAACGTTATGTAGCTTCAAGAGATTTACTGGATTTGTATGATACAAATGACATCAGAAAAAATATGTTTATCACTCAAAATTTACCAACAAAAGTTGCAGGAGTTGAGCAAAATTTACCTTATTATTTTACAAAAAAATTCCAAAATGGTGCTGGTACAACTCACATTCGCTTGTCTGAAATGTATTTGATAAGAGCAGAAGCAAATGCGCGTTTAAACAGAGAAAATGATGCTTTGATTGATATTAATATCTTAAGACAAAGAGCTAATTTAAGTTCATTAACATCAACAGGAAATTTGTTAGAAGAAATCTTTTTAGAGCGAAGAAAAGAATTGGCTTTTGAAGGACATTTGTTATTTGATTTAGCTCGATTTAAAAAAGATGTTATCAGAAATAAAGGATGTTTAGCAACCGTGTGTAATTTAAGTTATCCATCAAATTTCTTTGTATTACCAATTCCACAAGCAAGTATTGAATTAAATGAAAATATTCGACAAAATGAAGGCTATTAA
- a CDS encoding aldose epimerase, translated as MIHLKNNNSNVSIDEGELVSYIVDGEQYIHQKGNKGWRKSDDEMFPVIGPTIKNDFIVHTKHGDAVQDQHGLLRELSYTLVSENENQVKFQKKYTKNTWVKNSKFPSKSTEEFLFWTFDFIFEKKITLLKDTLIVDFMIQSEEGMPFMLGYHPAFLLSDTGEETLISKQQKITLKDVLNAGANAFPVLESDEILLINYDKKNLQINTKGFHNFMLWTEVNNMICIEPITQYTSFTNQQFSEENMQLSKGKNYFSVEIRVLE; from the coding sequence ATGATACATTTAAAAAATAATAATAGTAACGTAAGTATTGATGAAGGAGAATTGGTGAGTTATATTGTTGATGGTGAGCAATACATTCATCAAAAAGGCAATAAAGGATGGAGAAAATCAGATGATGAAATGTTTCCTGTAATTGGCCCTACAATAAAAAACGATTTTATTGTTCATACAAAACATGGAGATGCTGTACAAGATCAACATGGATTACTCAGAGAATTGTCTTATACGTTAGTTTCTGAAAATGAAAATCAGGTAAAATTTCAAAAAAAATACACCAAAAACACGTGGGTAAAAAACAGCAAATTTCCCTCTAAATCAACTGAAGAATTCTTGTTTTGGACTTTTGATTTTATTTTTGAAAAAAAAATTACACTTTTAAAAGATACGTTGATTGTTGATTTTATGATTCAATCTGAAGAAGGAATGCCATTTATGTTAGGCTATCATCCCGCATTTTTATTGTCTGATACTGGAGAAGAAACCCTCATTTCAAAACAACAAAAAATCACGTTGAAAGATGTGTTGAATGCAGGTGCTAATGCTTTTCCTGTATTGGAATCTGATGAAATTCTATTGATTAATTACGATAAGAAAAACCTGCAAATCAATACAAAAGGTTTTCATAATTTTATGCTTTGGACAGAAGTAAACAACATGATTTGTATTGAACCAATTACCCAATATACTTCGTTTACAAATCAGCAATTTTCAGAAGAAAATATGCAACTTTCAAAAGGAAAAAATTACTTTTCAGTTGAAATTAGAGTATTAGAATAA
- a CDS encoding T9SS type A sorting domain-containing protein → MKLKLLLAITLIAFLTTSAQVTLLKEINDSGTSSSNPNNLFVFNNKIYFAADDSSGSNTPGNVDLGSELWVTDGTSEGTTFFKDFNIGSSNSTPNFFFTFNGTMYFSANTGSGNVLISSDGTVDGTVATGGGFVFEPRELDGLIYYINTTDANGLYQFDGTTQIKVPNSGSEHVNFIGAQIIAFNGKIYGYGFTATDDPTIGRELYSYDPATDTYTLIKDITGNSNDSGISNFVTIGNELYFEALGKVWKTDGTTNGTVEVTAANTLTGTDFYFNWNGVLFFEGDTGVSNDQLFKYDPNTDTITNVSNITGSTATGGNNHDPEDYAVVGNYMYYRGEPADDTNGYLYRTNGNTTELITNTIKDIDQIVVLNGKLFFEGDNGTTGNELYMLDPTTLSIESVSKNSLQIYPNPASEFIKISSEYENSSYKIYSILGQVVKEGIISSSQISVSGISKGNYILKVSQDDKVSTQKLIIQ, encoded by the coding sequence ATGAAACTAAAATTACTTTTAGCAATTACATTAATTGCATTTTTAACGACAAGTGCACAAGTAACACTTTTAAAAGAAATCAACGATTCTGGAACATCTAGTTCAAATCCAAATAATTTATTTGTTTTCAATAACAAAATCTATTTTGCTGCTGATGATTCTAGTGGTTCTAATACACCAGGAAATGTTGATTTAGGTTCTGAATTATGGGTTACAGATGGAACATCTGAAGGTACTACATTCTTTAAAGATTTTAATATTGGAAGTAGTAATTCTACTCCAAATTTCTTTTTTACATTCAACGGAACTATGTATTTCAGTGCAAATACAGGATCAGGAAACGTTTTAATTTCATCAGATGGAACTGTAGATGGAACAGTTGCAACTGGTGGTGGATTCGTTTTTGAACCAAGAGAATTAGATGGTTTAATATACTATATCAACACAACTGATGCAAACGGATTGTATCAATTTGATGGAACAACCCAAATAAAAGTACCTAATTCAGGTAGTGAACACGTAAATTTTATTGGAGCTCAAATTATTGCTTTTAATGGAAAAATTTATGGTTATGGTTTTACTGCAACTGATGATCCTACTATTGGAAGAGAATTATACTCTTATGATCCTGCTACAGATACTTATACGTTAATAAAAGATATTACCGGAAACTCAAATGATTCAGGAATTAGTAATTTTGTAACTATTGGTAACGAATTGTATTTTGAAGCTTTAGGAAAAGTTTGGAAAACAGACGGAACTACAAACGGAACTGTAGAAGTTACAGCTGCAAATACTTTAACTGGAACAGATTTTTATTTTAATTGGAATGGAGTATTATTCTTTGAAGGTGATACAGGAGTATCAAACGATCAATTATTTAAATATGACCCAAATACTGATACAATTACAAACGTAAGTAATATCACAGGAAGTACTGCAACTGGTGGAAATAATCACGATCCTGAAGATTATGCAGTCGTTGGAAATTATATGTACTACAGAGGTGAACCTGCAGATGATACTAATGGTTATTTATATAGAACGAATGGAAATACAACTGAATTAATTACTAATACTATTAAAGATATTGACCAAATAGTTGTTTTAAATGGTAAATTATTCTTTGAAGGAGATAATGGAACAACAGGAAATGAATTATACATGTTAGATCCTACAACACTATCTATTGAGAGCGTTTCTAAGAACTCTTTACAGATTTACCCTAATCCAGCATCAGAATTTATTAAAATTAGCTCAGAATATGAGAATAGCAGCTATAAAATCTATTCAATTTTAGGGCAAGTTGTAAAAGAAGGAATCATTAGTTCTTCTCAGATTTCAGTTTCTGGAATTAGCAAAGGAAACTATATTTTAAAAGTTTCTCAAGATGATAAAGTATCAACTCAAAAGTTGATTATACAATAA
- a CDS encoding YceI family protein, whose amino-acid sequence MRPLLIILGNLFILSNFYFSSARKEIVTLSFTPKSTLIIKGKSNVHQFECDYNTYELSDSLKVNFKKNDNTIVFENTQLLLEKTEFDCGGRGINKDFHKLLQTKDFPHIKMNLKKVSLSGKNTVNAELSFTICEITKNYSVPISISQHHNKMNFKGDIALSLQDFHLTTPKKIMGLIKVKDTIVVNINLESVINKKTP is encoded by the coding sequence ATGAGACCTTTATTAATTATTCTTGGAAATCTTTTTATACTGTCAAACTTTTATTTTTCTTCCGCAAGAAAAGAGATTGTAACGCTTTCATTTACGCCAAAAAGTACCTTAATTATCAAAGGAAAATCAAACGTACATCAATTTGAATGCGATTACAATACTTATGAATTATCAGATTCATTAAAAGTAAATTTTAAAAAAAATGACAATACGATTGTTTTTGAAAATACACAGTTGCTTCTAGAAAAAACTGAATTTGATTGTGGAGGAAGAGGAATTAACAAAGATTTTCATAAGTTATTGCAAACTAAAGATTTTCCACATATAAAAATGAATCTGAAAAAGGTATCTTTATCTGGTAAAAACACAGTGAATGCCGAACTTTCATTTACAATTTGTGAAATCACTAAAAATTATTCTGTTCCTATTTCAATTAGTCAACATCACAATAAAATGAATTTTAAAGGTGATATTGCACTAAGTTTACAAGACTTTCATTTAACTACCCCAAAAAAAATAATGGGTTTAATTAAAGTTAAAGACACCATTGTCGTTAATATTAATTTAGAATCTGTCATAAATAAAAAAACACCTTAA
- the rpiB gene encoding ribose 5-phosphate isomerase B, with translation MTIAIGNDHAGTEYKFEIIKHLEKKGYSVLNFGTDTNDSMDYPDAIHPTATAVETGKATFGIILCGSGNGAQMTANKHQGIRAALCWNNELVALTRQHNNANVLTIPARFVSLQQALGFVDIFLSTDFEGGRHQNRVDKISCI, from the coding sequence ATGACAATTGCCATCGGAAATGATCATGCAGGAACTGAGTATAAGTTCGAAATCATCAAACATTTAGAAAAAAAAGGATATTCAGTGCTAAATTTTGGGACAGATACAAACGATTCTATGGATTATCCAGATGCAATTCATCCAACTGCAACAGCTGTTGAAACTGGTAAAGCAACTTTCGGAATTATCCTTTGTGGTAGTGGAAATGGCGCACAAATGACTGCAAATAAACACCAAGGAATTAGAGCTGCTTTGTGCTGGAATAACGAATTAGTAGCGCTTACAAGACAACATAACAATGCAAATGTATTAACGATTCCTGCGCGTTTTGTATCCTTACAACAAGCTTTGGGTTTTGTAGATATTTTTCTTTCAACGGATTTTGAAGGAGGAAGACATCAAAATAGAGTTGATAAAATCTCATGCATTTAA
- a CDS encoding SusC/RagA family TonB-linked outer membrane protein produces MAFLCCVIANSFSQTVSINKIDKPLQEVITSIEQQTSYRILFNAKKINTSAKITIDVKNVPLKEVLDIISKNLEINYIIREKQIVFVDKKPIIQSRQISGVVKSKSENTGIPNATVLIKGTKKGAVTDFDGKFTYLIKDDNINNVTLEISYLGYQTKEIVVGTKSYFDITLEEAATSLDEIVITSSYGTAKLKEEVVGSIATVKAKDLGLEQPVISIDELLEGQVAGVSIQISSQLGEPVKIDIRGQGSITPLNSNIVGTSTQPLIIIDGIILSEEIGLDGNNFFDVGTGNLSENILNPLAKIGIDDIESFNILKDAAAVGLYGADAANGVIIITTKKGRKGKISYTASNQIGVTTAFNGLKYLNGEQYQTVINEYNTNSGNLQNVQPWNGVNTDWFNLLNTTGLFSRINFSASGGVKNSTYRASLGYQKTAEAQINNSFEKINASFSYRYNKDKFDASLVFSPSFALKKDPNKLYSFALPPTIPVRDENGNYTRFDTFGNPLAVANQNISDATTVAFLTSLQANYTFSDRLKFSTLFGLDYSDKDEDRYFSGLNGSGDFGTDNDSPFFRDPTDSFGLVKGRRMLRNRDTRRWNWNASLAYNNTFGKNHMIDGILGIEARKEKVYFGYAMGKGFGNESVPQPVETAFEQDYQNDISESAGRSMFSQLNYNYKKKYFFLVNFRIDQSSAFGDDRNTAYNGGIGASWNISSESFLKDSEFVDFLRARISYGTTGNSRIGSYRALGLYTTNFNGYNGLDYANLTSAPNPNLTWETNKKFNVGFDFNFLKRFKFTTDFFRDKIIDQIVSRNVIAETGFREAQINGAEMYNQGFEFALNTTIIDKKSLSWNSSFNITTIRNEVTSLVGLGSAFSTAEVARAQTVGYATSTIWGFDFIGIDPATGRELFNVNNQIYDSSQVRTLFGPSDWKPIGDSQADFFGGFNNTFQYKNLTLNVMMSFTYGADIMIDRVLFDNYRVLTNRNINVNVFEDAWFNQGDEAIHPIIIDNNTLISNSTKYLFDTSHIKLRSVSLSYNMPVKKWKIPLNSLSFTLNGSNLFYWYKNKSPKGKNGVAEFRNQYPESRTFTLGINTTF; encoded by the coding sequence ATGGCATTTTTGTGTTGTGTTATTGCAAATTCTTTCTCGCAAACAGTTTCAATCAATAAAATAGACAAACCGCTTCAAGAAGTAATTACTTCTATTGAACAACAAACTTCTTACAGAATTTTATTCAACGCTAAAAAAATCAATACTTCTGCAAAAATTACTATTGATGTAAAAAATGTACCCTTAAAAGAGGTCTTAGATATTATTAGTAAAAATCTTGAAATCAATTACATAATTAGAGAAAAACAAATCGTTTTTGTTGATAAAAAACCTATAATTCAATCCAGACAAATTTCAGGAGTTGTAAAAAGCAAGTCTGAAAATACAGGAATTCCCAATGCAACTGTTTTGATAAAAGGAACCAAAAAAGGGGCAGTTACTGATTTTGACGGAAAATTTACATACCTAATAAAAGACGATAATATCAATAATGTAACTTTAGAAATCTCTTATTTAGGCTATCAAACTAAAGAAATTGTTGTTGGAACAAAATCATATTTTGATATTACTTTAGAAGAAGCAGCAACTTCTTTAGATGAAATTGTAATTACCTCTTCTTACGGAACAGCAAAATTAAAAGAAGAAGTTGTAGGAAGTATTGCCACAGTAAAAGCAAAGGATTTAGGTTTAGAACAACCTGTAATTTCTATTGATGAACTTTTAGAAGGTCAAGTTGCAGGTGTTTCTATACAAATAAGTTCGCAATTGGGTGAACCTGTAAAAATTGATATTCGTGGTCAAGGATCTATAACACCTTTAAACAGCAATATTGTGGGTACTTCAACACAACCTTTAATCATTATTGACGGAATTATTTTATCTGAAGAAATTGGATTAGATGGAAATAATTTCTTTGATGTTGGTACTGGAAATTTATCCGAAAATATCTTAAATCCATTAGCAAAAATTGGTATTGACGATATTGAAAGTTTCAATATTTTAAAAGATGCAGCTGCTGTTGGTTTGTATGGAGCTGATGCTGCAAATGGTGTTATAATCATCACCACAAAAAAAGGTAGAAAAGGTAAAATAAGCTACACAGCATCCAACCAAATTGGTGTAACAACCGCATTTAACGGATTGAAATATTTAAATGGGGAACAATACCAAACTGTTATTAATGAATACAATACCAACAGCGGAAACTTACAAAATGTACAACCTTGGAATGGCGTAAATACAGATTGGTTTAATTTATTAAACACCACTGGTTTGTTTAGTAGAATAAATTTCAGTGCTTCTGGAGGTGTAAAAAACAGTACTTATAGAGCAAGTTTAGGATATCAAAAAACTGCTGAAGCACAAATAAATAATTCTTTTGAAAAAATAAATGCTTCTTTTTCATACAGATACAATAAAGATAAATTTGATGCTTCTCTAGTTTTTTCTCCTTCTTTTGCTTTGAAAAAAGATCCAAATAAATTGTATTCTTTTGCTTTGCCTCCTACAATTCCTGTAAGAGATGAAAACGGAAATTATACTCGTTTTGATACTTTTGGAAATCCTTTAGCAGTTGCAAATCAAAATATTTCTGATGCAACTACTGTCGCTTTTTTAACAAGTTTACAAGCAAATTATACATTTAGTGATCGTTTAAAATTCTCGACTTTATTTGGATTGGATTATTCAGACAAAGACGAAGATCGCTATTTTTCTGGTTTGAATGGTTCTGGAGATTTTGGTACAGACAATGATTCTCCGTTTTTTAGAGATCCAACTGATAGTTTTGGATTGGTAAAAGGAAGAAGAATGTTACGAAACAGAGATACAAGACGCTGGAACTGGAACGCATCTTTAGCATACAACAATACTTTTGGGAAAAACCATATGATTGATGGTATTCTAGGAATTGAAGCCCGAAAAGAAAAAGTATATTTTGGATATGCTATGGGAAAAGGTTTTGGTAATGAAAGCGTTCCTCAACCTGTTGAAACTGCTTTTGAACAAGATTATCAAAATGATATTTCAGAAAGTGCAGGAAGATCCATGTTTAGTCAGTTAAATTATAATTATAAAAAGAAATATTTCTTTTTGGTGAATTTTAGAATTGATCAAAGTTCTGCTTTTGGAGATGATAGAAATACAGCTTATAATGGTGGAATTGGCGCAAGTTGGAACATTAGCAGTGAATCATTTTTAAAAGATAGTGAGTTTGTAGACTTTTTAAGAGCTAGAATTAGTTACGGAACTACAGGAAATTCAAGAATTGGTTCTTACAGAGCTTTAGGATTATACACTACCAATTTTAATGGGTATAATGGATTGGATTATGCAAATTTAACATCAGCTCCTAATCCAAATTTAACTTGGGAAACAAATAAAAAATTCAATGTTGGTTTTGATTTCAACTTTTTAAAACGTTTCAAATTTACCACTGATTTTTTTAGAGATAAAATCATAGATCAAATTGTTTCTCGAAATGTAATTGCAGAAACTGGATTTAGAGAAGCTCAAATAAATGGGGCTGAAATGTACAATCAAGGATTTGAATTTGCTTTGAATACTACCATAATTGATAAAAAAAGCCTTTCTTGGAATTCGAGTTTTAACATTACCACTATCAGAAATGAAGTAACTTCATTGGTAGGTTTAGGATCTGCATTTTCAACTGCAGAAGTTGCAAGAGCACAAACTGTTGGTTATGCAACCTCTACAATTTGGGGATTTGATTTTATAGGAATTGATCCTGCAACAGGCCGTGAATTATTCAATGTAAACAATCAAATTTATGATAGTTCACAAGTAAGAACCTTGTTTGGTCCTTCTGATTGGAAACCAATTGGAGATTCTCAAGCAGACTTTTTTGGTGGTTTTAACAACACATTTCAATATAAAAATCTGACGCTGAATGTGATGATGTCTTTTACCTATGGCGCTGATATCATGATAGACAGAGTTTTATTTGATAATTACAGAGTATTAACAAACAGAAATATCAATGTGAATGTTTTTGAAGATGCATGGTTCAATCAAGGAGATGAAGCCATTCATCCAATCATTATTGATAATAATACATTAATATCAAACTCTACAAAATATTTGTTTGATACTTCTCATATCAAATTACGTTCTGTGAGTTTATCTTATAATATGCCAGTAAAAAAATGGAAAATTCCCCTAAATTCCTTGTCATTTACATTGAATGGCTCCAATTTATTTTACTGGTATAAAAATAAATCTCCGAAAGGAAAAAATGGTGTGGCAGAATTTAGAAATCAATATCCTGAGTCAAGAACATTTACTTTAGGAATTAATACCACGTTTTAA
- a CDS encoding GNAT family N-acetyltransferase has translation MEFQIKQFSELSIFELYQILQLRSEVFVVEQDCVYQDIDFKDQKAIHILGFKNEKIIAYTRIFKPGDYFENASIGRVVVKESERKFGYGHELMKVSIEAVKSAFHQDKITISAQFYLKKFYEYHGFIQIGETYLEDGIPHIRMDRN, from the coding sequence ATGGAATTTCAAATCAAACAATTTTCAGAATTATCTATTTTTGAATTGTATCAAATACTACAATTACGCTCAGAAGTTTTTGTAGTAGAGCAAGATTGCGTTTATCAAGATATTGATTTTAAAGACCAAAAAGCCATACATATTTTAGGATTTAAAAACGAAAAAATTATTGCTTACACTCGCATTTTTAAACCTGGAGATTATTTCGAAAATGCCAGTATTGGAAGAGTTGTTGTGAAAGAAAGTGAACGAAAATTTGGTTATGGACACGAATTGATGAAGGTCTCTATTGAAGCTGTAAAATCAGCTTTTCATCAAGATAAAATTACTATTTCAGCACAATTTTATTTGAAAAAATTCTATGAATATCATGGATTTATACAAATAGGTGAAACTTATTTAGAAGACGGAATTCCACATATTAGAATGGATAGAAACTAA